The genomic region agcttagtgttttctgcaaatttggagatattacatccaatcccctcatctagatcattaatgtaaattgtgaacagttggggaCCCAGtatagatccctgtggcaccccactggtcaccgcctgccactcagaaaacgagccgttatcccaactctctgtcttctacctgccagccacttctcaatccacatcaatactttgcccccaatcccatgagccttgattttgcatgccagtcatttatgagggaccttatcgaaggccttttggaaatccaggtacaccacatccactggctctcccccatctattttacttgtcaccatctcaaagaattccaatagatttgtcaagcacgatttaccttttgtaaatccatgttgactctgtccgatcccttctctgctagtcatatgctccactattacatccttaataatggattccatcattttgcccactactgatgtaaggctcactggcctataattccctgctttttctctccccccctttttaaatagtggggtaacattagctaccctccaatccatgggtactgatcctgagtctatcgagttctggaaaataattcttaaagcatctgctatctgaatgtccacttctttaaaatACCCTAGGATGTAGTTTATcaagcccttgggatttatcggccttcaatcccttcaatttccccaagaccatgtccttagagatacttatttctttcagcttctcccttgcattagtctctatgtttcccaacatccttaggaggttatttgtatcctctcgtgaaaacagaactaaagtaagaatttaattggtctaccattttcttattccccattatatattccccaaATTCTGACCTCACCACACTTGTCACCGAGGGCTAGGGAgacactcccttccctccctcacctgcTGCATtagatgagaaagagagagagatagagaaaaggaggggtagagagagtgacagagtgaAGGAGAGATagggaagtggagagggagagagacagaggcaggcagagagagggagagggagggagagagggagggggaaaaacagagacagacagagagagggacagggagggagagagggagggggagagacagagacaggcagagagagggagagggagggagagagggagggggagaaacagagacagacagagagagggacagggagggagagagggagggggagagacagagacaggcagagagagggagggagagagggagggggagagacagacaggcagagaaagggagggagggagaaagggaggggaatacacagagacaggcagagagagggagagggagggaaagagagggggagagacagggacaagcagagagagggagggggtaacAGACAGGCAGAGAAAGGTAGGGGGATACAcagagacaggcagagagagagagagagagagagggaaggggagagacacaggcagagagaggtggggagagacagagacaggcagagagagggagggagggagagagggagggggaggggaagagacagagacaggcagagagagggagagggagggggagagacagagacagacagagagagggagggagggagggagcgaaggAGGGGAAGAGACAGAAACAgcgagagggaaggagggagtgagagagacagagacaggcagagagagggagggagggagagagggaggggagaaacagagtcagagaggggaggaggaagagagggacggggagggggagagacaggcagagagagggagggagggagagagggaggcggagagacagacaggcagagagagagagagggagggggagagacaggcagagagagagagagagagggtaaaaGGGAAGGTTTAGGAAGATGAGGGCTGCACAGGTGAGggtgagtgagggggagggagagagtgaggagtgagggtaggggagagggtgagagagagggaagggagagagggtctgggacaaagagagaaaaggagagagtgagaaggagagagagagcggagagaggtgaagagagagagagaataggtaAGAACAAGTGggtaagaggggagagagaggagtgtaaggagaagaaagagagggagatatCAAGGTGTACTTTAAGCAAGATGCAGTTAAAAAGAaacctgggagagagagagagagagagagagagagagagagagagagagagagagagagagagagagagagtgtgtgtgtgtgtgtgtgtgtgtgtgtgtgtgtgtgtgtgtgtgtgtgtgtgcgcgcgcgcgtgtgcgtgtgtgtgcgtgcgagcgcgcgcgtgtgcgtgtgcgtgcgggTGTGAGCAAGACTGTGTGTACATGCGTATATGAGCTCATGTttttgtgtgcatgcgtgcgtgcgtgtgcgtgagagtgtgtgtctctgtgtggcgGGAGGAGTGTTGTTGGCTCTGTGTGAAGCCCAGAAGCGTCCTTTTGCAGGGACCGGAGTGCCAGAATGTTCCGGCTGGGTGTCTGTCAACATGTACGTCAGCTATCTTCTGGATAAGAAGGGGAACATGTACTCCAATTCTGTACGTCACCCTGGTCTGAACCTGAACCCTCAGAACTttgtgccccctccccctcctccacccccgcaATATGCTGACTTTGCCGGCTACCATCACCATGTTGCTGGGATCAGCTCTGACCCCCATCACCCCCAGCACCCTGGCACCTGGGGGCCACCTTACGTGCCGCCCAGGGAGGACTGGCATGGCTATGGGGTGGTGGCTCCTTCCCTGAGCTCTTCGGGGCCCCAGCCGACCTTCGCAGCTCCTGACTTCACGTCTGTGCAACCCCAGGCCAGTGGGGCCATCCTGCCCTCCGTCAGCTCCATGATGCCTCCGCTCTCCCCCAACTCACCTAAACAGAACCCCTACAGCTGGGTGAGGCAGAGCCTTCAGCAGAACCCCCCAGGTAGgacaggggaaggggagaaggggggggaggggatggaagggagggggaggaaggaggggagagagagggtggggaggggaggaaggagaggaggggaggaggagcagataagtgagggggagagggtgagggagaaggggaggggagagtgagagggaaatGGGGGAtcgggagtggagaggaatggggatggtgaggggagagagaagtggagggagggggtgtagtggaggggagaggagggagtggcaggtggtgagtgagggcaggggagaggggagagagggaggagacggCAGGGGAATGGGATGTTAGGTGGGAGCACGGGGAGGGGTAGcagaggtgagggaagggggtagcaggggtggggaggggagatggcagggaggaagggggagcagagaggtgagggggagggagagggcgaGGGGAGGGAACAGGAAGGGATTGGGTGAgagcagggagggaggggcagaggaagggaggggcagggcatgggagggggaggggaggggaaaggtgaggggaaggagagggtagGGGAATGGAGAAGGCAGAGAAGGGGTAGGGTGAATgtaggggtgagggggaggggaaaaaggaaAGGTGGATGGGAGAcagaggatggggaggggaggaagaggcaAGGGGAGAAAccaggaaggaggggaagggagggggaaggaggtatTGGAGAGGGGAGGTGAAGTGTGATAAGAAGGCAgtggtgaggggagaggagatggagggagggtcAGGTGCGGAGGGGTAGGCAGAAGGAAGAAggcaggggaggagaaggggtgggaggggaggggagagagtgtggggggggggtgagggaagggagggagaggaggtttCTTGTTGTTGGAAATGTGATAACACCAAGGCTGGGCTCAGTGTCCATGGGCTTTGGGCTGGACCCTCTGTCGGAGAGATTCTGATCTGTTCCCCAATACACAGAGAGAGCTCGTGGGGCAGGGCTGTCACACGCATATCGTTGAGGTCAGGCTCTGAACAgtgggagggagtgcagaggaatTAGGCATCCTGGCCAGGGTGGAGGGCAGGGGTGGGAGTTTGAGGTTTCAGCCAGTGTGACAGGTTCATTCAGTCCGAGCCTGAGAGATGTGTGTATgaatgtatgcgtgtgtgtgagtgtgtgtgcatgtgtgagtgtgtgtgttgtgtgtgtgtgagtgtgtgcacatgtctgtgtgtgcatgtgagtgtatttgtgtgtgcaagtgtgtgtgtatgtgtgaatgcATGTGTGAGAGTTGGGATCAAATGGGGAGAGTATGGGGCTGTCTTTCCTCACTCCTTGCTGGGGAATTCCTGGATCTGGTTCCATAACCCCACCTGCCTTCCGTGTGTTGAGCGCAGATCAGTGGGACCCTTATATACCTCCCTCAGTGGGCACTCCATATGTTCCCCCACTGTGTGCACCCCATATCCCCCCTAAGTGGGACCCCTTATCCCCCCTGCCCCCAGGGGCCTAGAACCTCTGAAGATCTCTCATAGCCCTGAAAATCAGTGAACACGAGCTCACATCCTCTACCGCTCTTCATTTAACAATGTCCCAGCGAAGTCATCTCAAGGCAAACAGAAAACGTCCCATAAAATCTACAGTAAGCAGTATTTTGTGGTTTCAGGCTCAGGACAGATAAATCTGTCAAGGTTCAAGTCAAATGTTATGGAAATAGTCCCTTCATTCTATCGAGTCTGTACTGACCACCAACTAACCCTACACAAACCCCACATTATTCTTCCTACATTCCCCATCAATCCCCTCAAGGATCTACCCCTCACCTGCACACTGGGAGCAATACGCTGTCATCAATTATCCTCTACGTTTCTTGGATGTGGGAGGAATCAGAATCACCCAGGAGTGCCCACTTGGCCACGGGAGAACGTGACAACTCCAGACAAACAGCACCAGAGTTCAGGGTCGAACCTGTAAGGCAACAGCTCTCACCCTGACATGACAGAGCACTGCACCTTAAAGAGGCAGGCAACAAGGCAGGGAGTCACTCTTCACCCAGAGTACggatgagaggggagagatttaaaagggaccttcaCCCAGAGGTCAGTGGGTGTGTGGAATAAGTTGCCCGAACAAGTACTGCAATCAAAGAAAAGTTGCCAGATTCATGGATTGGAAAAGTTTGGAGGTAGAAAGATAAATGGGACTAGATTGGTTAACATGGACAgatggggccaaagggcctgattctgtgctgtagaacttgTTGAGGGAATTCCAGAGCTTGGAGTTGGACCAGCTGCAGTCATGTGGTGCCAGAAGGTTTAAACGAGACTGGTGCAGAGGTTGAATCTGCAGGAGGCCACTTTGTTCTGACCCCCGGTATCCGGCACctctgaggattggtagatgcctgatAAATGaactttctggttgcttgagattatatGTTGTGTGAGTGGTGAACTAGTTGCTcggaattggggtgggggggggagggggcatcaatattaaacctgtatttttttttacctatttctaATCCTTTTTTTGGCATTTGTTTGAGGCTTTGGGTTTCTTGAATCTTGGATATTGTATTTGAATGAAGGGGTCAGAGGGGCACTTCTCTCTCCTGGTGGGCTCTGTTCAACCCTGGGGGTGATGTGGCTCTGACAAAGCATCAGGGAAATTTGTCTGAAAAGTTTGGCTTCACAAGTACAATGGGAAAAATCAGGACCACTGAATTAATGTAGTGACATTACATGCCAGATATTGGATGGCTCAAGACAGGAGCCCATGGTGTCACGGGAAAGGAACTACCCTGGATAGACAATTGGCTCACTAGCAGAGGGCAGAGGGTGCAAGGGTGTGGGGAGAGCTGACTGCCTGCCGCTCTTTCGGGGTTACATCCATGCCCGCGCGGAGTTGGAGCGGGAACACGTGGTGTACAAGGGGATGGTGGCCAAATTCTGGGAATGGTGGGGCCACCAGGGGATTGCGTGTGTGATTGATGATGAAGACCATGTTTGAATTTGATGTGTAATAGAGGGGCAGTCGTgatcaaattggtaaaaatactgaggaggaggaattccttgaatgtttacgggacggttatctagaccaatatgtcgaggaaccaactcgggagcaggccattttagattgggtattatgcaatgataaggggctaatcatcaatcttgttgtacgaggccctttgggtcggagcgatcacaatatgattgaattctaactcgacatggagagtgatgaaattaaaaccaagactaaggtcctgaatttaaataaaggggattatgatggtatgagacgggagttgagtaagattgattgggtggtgtttatgggggagttgactgtggatagacaatggaaagcattcacagatctaatggagaaattgcaaaaatcgtttataccggtttggcataaaaataaaccaaaaaaggt from Narcine bancroftii isolate sNarBan1 chromosome 9, sNarBan1.hap1, whole genome shotgun sequence harbors:
- the LOC138742796 gene encoding homeobox protein CDX-1-like gives rise to the protein MYVSYLLDKKGNMYSNSVRHPGLNLNPQNFVPPPPPPPPQYADFAGYHHHVAGISSDPHHPQHPGTWGPPYVPPREDWHGYGVVAPSLSSSGPQPTFAAPDFTSVQPQASGAILPSVSSMMPPLSPNSPKQNPYSWVRQTGVPVSSRLTIWANGKTRTKDKYRVVYTDHQRQELEKEFHYSRYITIRRKTELALSLGLSERQVKIWFQNRRAKERKINKKKIQQHASSTTSSPRTLPTAGLVCSSLGPPAIPLNIKEEYLS